In Verrucomicrobiia bacterium, a single window of DNA contains:
- a CDS encoding SPFH and helix-turn-helix domain-containing protein, with translation MGLMDYLKTQFLEIIQWEDDSRDTISFRYPDMDKEIKRGAQLIVRESQVAQFIYLGQFGDTYGPGKWTLTTDNIPILSTLKGWKYGLESPFKADIYYVTTRLFTGNKWGTANPIMMRDADFGVVRVRAYGTYDFHVVDPKLFLKEVAGTDDHFRLDEFADTMRSRIVSVFSDALASAKLPVLDVASRYEDLGEALLPLINPAVHAKYGLEIPSFIVENISVPPEVEQAIDKRSSMAAIGNLNDYVKFQMAEGMGKGEGGGVASSATQLGAGLALGQQMAQAFTSPQAGAVSVAATPRPLAGASSAGAGLPELLSPADAAKALGVSESDIMTALADGSLKGKKIGAVWRITRGALDDFLKS, from the coding sequence ATGGGTCTGATGGATTACTTGAAAACGCAGTTCCTGGAGATCATCCAGTGGGAAGATGATTCGCGCGACACGATTTCATTCCGCTACCCGGATATGGACAAGGAGATCAAGCGCGGGGCACAGCTTATCGTGAGAGAATCGCAGGTTGCGCAGTTCATTTATCTGGGGCAATTTGGCGACACTTACGGCCCCGGCAAATGGACCCTGACCACCGACAACATCCCCATCCTCTCGACGCTCAAGGGCTGGAAGTATGGGCTTGAATCCCCGTTCAAGGCCGACATTTATTACGTCACTACCCGCCTGTTTACGGGCAACAAATGGGGCACTGCCAATCCGATCATGATGCGCGACGCGGATTTTGGCGTGGTGCGTGTGCGGGCTTACGGCACCTACGATTTTCATGTCGTGGACCCCAAGCTGTTCCTCAAAGAAGTCGCCGGCACCGATGACCATTTCCGCCTCGACGAATTTGCCGATACGATGCGCTCGCGCATCGTGAGTGTGTTCAGTGACGCGCTGGCCTCGGCCAAGCTGCCCGTGCTTGACGTGGCGTCGCGTTACGAAGATTTGGGCGAGGCCCTGCTGCCGCTGATCAATCCGGCCGTGCACGCCAAATACGGTCTGGAGATACCGAGCTTTATTGTCGAGAACATCTCGGTTCCGCCGGAGGTTGAGCAGGCTATCGACAAGCGATCGAGCATGGCTGCCATTGGGAATCTAAATGATTATGTCAAATTCCAGATGGCCGAAGGGATGGGCAAAGGGGAAGGCGGCGGCGTGGCCAGCAGCGCCACCCAGTTGGGAGCGGGTTTGGCTCTCGGCCAGCAAATGGCTCAGGCATTCACCTCGCCCCAGGCGGGCGCCGTTAGCGTGGCGGCCACGCCCAGGCCGCTTGCAGGCGCATCCTCAGCCGGCGCTGGCTTGCCGGAATTGCTCAGCCCCGCCGACGCCGCCAAAGCCCTGGGAGTGAGCGAGAGCGATATCATGACGGCCCTGGCGGACGGCTCGCTGAAAGGCAAGAAGATAGGGGCTGTCTGGCGCATCACACGAGGCGCGCTTGATGATTTTTTAAAGAGTTGA
- a CDS encoding zinc ribbon domain-containing protein, with the protein MPEAVAQKKFSCPSCGGEAVWNPAKKALVCPFCGTISPAQVELAPTGEEVIVEHDLVAALRGIPDEQRGWQAKKISVKCQSCQAISVFDPERVAQRCDFCGSSALVPYEETKDAFRPESLLPMKLSEDQVRDAIRRWYANRWFAPNKLKRAALTDTVKGLYIPYWTFDAQVHADWSAESGYYYYVTETYQDANGQTRTRQVQRVRWEPSAGSLDHFFDDELVPASKGVQEQMLRRIEPFPTKELVPYKPGYLSGWVVERYQLDLVGAAKEARDEMDAAMARLCGQQVPGDTYRNLQVNSDYSGQTFKHILTPIWLLTYNYGTRNFQVVINGYTGTIAGKYPKSWIKITLAVLAILAALSVLLLLSQHH; encoded by the coding sequence GTGCCTGAAGCCGTTGCTCAGAAAAAGTTCTCCTGCCCTTCCTGTGGCGGCGAGGCGGTGTGGAATCCGGCCAAGAAGGCGCTGGTCTGCCCCTTCTGCGGAACTATCTCGCCGGCGCAGGTCGAGTTGGCCCCAACCGGCGAAGAAGTCATCGTCGAGCACGACCTGGTGGCCGCCTTGCGCGGCATCCCGGATGAGCAGCGCGGCTGGCAGGCGAAGAAGATTTCGGTTAAATGCCAAAGTTGCCAGGCCATTTCCGTGTTTGACCCCGAACGCGTCGCGCAACGGTGCGATTTCTGCGGTTCCAGCGCCCTGGTGCCTTATGAGGAAACCAAGGATGCCTTCCGCCCAGAGAGCTTGCTGCCAATGAAGCTCAGCGAGGACCAGGTCCGCGACGCGATCCGCCGCTGGTATGCCAATCGCTGGTTCGCCCCCAATAAACTCAAACGCGCCGCCCTCACCGATACCGTCAAAGGCCTGTACATCCCATATTGGACGTTCGACGCCCAGGTCCATGCGGACTGGAGTGCCGAGAGCGGCTATTATTATTACGTAACCGAGACCTATCAAGACGCCAATGGCCAAACCCGCACGCGCCAGGTCCAAAGGGTCCGTTGGGAGCCCAGCGCCGGGTCATTAGACCATTTTTTTGACGACGAGCTGGTGCCCGCCTCGAAGGGCGTTCAGGAACAGATGCTCCGGCGTATCGAGCCCTTCCCGACCAAGGAACTGGTGCCTTACAAACCGGGCTATCTGTCGGGCTGGGTTGTCGAGCGTTATCAGCTCGATCTGGTGGGGGCTGCCAAGGAGGCCCGCGACGAAATGGATGCCGCGATGGCGAGGCTTTGCGGGCAGCAAGTGCCGGGCGACACCTACCGGAACCTGCAGGTGAACAGCGATTATTCCGGCCAGACCTTCAAGCATATCCTGACCCCGATCTGGTTGCTCACCTACAATTACGGCACGCGCAATTTCCAGGTAGTCATCAATGGCTACACTGGCACAATCGCCGGCAAATACCCCAAGAGTTGGATCAAAATCACACTGGCTGTGCTGGCGATTTTAGCCGCCCTTAGCGTGCTGCTGTTGCTCTCGCAACACCATTGA
- a CDS encoding SUMF1/EgtB/PvdO family nonheme iron enzyme has protein sequence MPKRATCSSPNRRSVELRFPFPLEKTFSYGDDPGYIELPNYAWYDQNSYTTNKPAWTSYYFMGRYYATWLVGQKLPTPWGLYDMYGELSEWCQDWFGFYTGGAVMDPKGPATGTDRILRSGSWFDDPYTMRSAFRYFIEPDDVSGIYGFRVASLSALWVVFWVRSLPWFRMTSKCACAGPSSVGQPGVASLPQENQGVRNLPLRQEAEIEFPLPHAIFH, from the coding sequence ATGCCCAAACGGGCGACCTGCTCATCACCGAACCGGCGGTCCGTTGAACTGAGATTTCCTTTTCCACTCGAAAAGACATTCAGCTACGGCGATGACCCGGGTTACATCGAGCTCCCCAATTACGCCTGGTATGACCAGAACAGTTACACCACAAACAAACCGGCATGGACCTCGTATTATTTCATGGGCCGCTATTACGCAACCTGGCTGGTTGGTCAAAAACTGCCAACCCCGTGGGGCTTGTATGATATGTATGGAGAACTCTCCGAGTGGTGCCAGGATTGGTTTGGCTTCTATACGGGCGGAGCCGTCATGGACCCCAAAGGCCCAGCCACGGGGACTGACCGGATTCTGCGCAGCGGTAGCTGGTTCGATGATCCCTATACGATGCGCTCGGCTTTCCGTTATTTTATTGAACCAGATGACGTCAGTGGCATTTACGGCTTCCGGGTGGCTTCGCTGTCTGCTCTCTGGGTCGTGTTTTGGGTGCGGAGCCTGCCATGGTTTCGCATGACATCCAAATGCGCATGTGCTGGCCCCAGTTCAGTAGGCCAGCCGGGAGTGGCGAGCCTCCCGCAAGAAAATCAGGGCGTCAGGAACTTGCCCCTCCGGCAGGAAGCCGAAATTGAATTCCCTCTGCCTCACGCTATATTCCATTAA
- a CDS encoding choice-of-anchor D domain-containing protein: protein MTILSLVCGFAIACSGQTAFLDFNTAGQYTNNFNPWNDNGVGGNGGSYSFMESDGVGAGGSRGVSVFQSTDTTAAYNAGSWDFSTNGAVIVVSTLIKANAQFGVNKVQLGFMNVNNNGLNNNAGVAFESYRFIPTAAGVWPLYEQYRTANALGNTTLGTLNVVPGEWYKFVISATNTSGASGNYTAGCALYDYGSDGLTPGTNLINFSTVLSHTAQTDVTVSPVWPAFRAFQDAGIDAWDNFLVYTPSSPPVITLALTNTSAALGQPATFAALADGPGAIAYSWYTNRTHVAGASGQSYTTPPLTGSYTNMMVVASNTNGSATNSASISVFVPSAATVTNLAASAIEPTTATLNGRVLNTGGATPTITIYYGPSDGGTTPAAWANNVGLGPQSGSFSQGVAGLTPGTTYYFAAKAVNASGTSWATPSQSFQTLPINPPVVTNLPASGIQANAATLNGQVLSTGNDTPIVTLYYGPTDGGATASSWAQSVSIGLQSGSFAQTISGLSSNTTYYFTAAAVNSAGAAWAVPSQSFTTLLTNPPGASAVAVLTHHNDNQRTGRNLNETILNTSNVNSNQFGLLYTLPVDDQIYAQPLVMTNVLITGKGVHNLVIVVTVNDSVYAFDADDSTVTTPYWHTSFINPPNIVAPANTDESAIGACGGNYQDFSGNMGIVGTPVIDPATGTMYLVARTKENGTTFVQRLHALDVATGLDRPNSPVVITATYPGTGAGSSGGVVTFDSIRENQRPGLALVNGTVYISWSSHCDNGPYHGWVIGYDETTLQQVAVFNDTPNGYNGGIWMSGQPPAIDTNGNLYLSTGNGSVDTSGGPNRGESFLKLSRSGTNLTMTSWFTPYNWQTLENGDIDLGSGGLMLIPGTTLALSGGKEGILYLVNRDNMGGLTASTTTNDNIIQYFSVTPNELHGGAVWWDGPANSCAYIWPAAVNLQQYVFNGSQGRFTLPAFAQSPTAAPNGQPGALLALSANGAAAGSGIVWAAHQLTGDANQSVRPGILRAYDAQNVSRELWNSQQNSARDAVGNFAKFVPPTVANGKVYLATFSNRLNVYGLLASITPPALSLSPGNLSFGTLVTGQNSNKTFRVVNNGGQTLNGAATVTGPFSISGGSPFSLSSGQTGFVQVAFSPTTGGSFSNAVVFSSNGGNSTNTVTGSAVTPGLLAVSPATVNYGTVAVGSNVQATLVVTNEGGLMITNGTVTVAAGPFAVVSGASFTVPGFGSSNVVVRFAPTSAGSFSNAAVFASSGGGSTNALLGVGAVAPVASFTASPTSGTPPLLVSFADTSTGTITNRLWNFGDGGITNTTLSGVNHSYAAVGTYAVSLTVNGPVGTNTLARPGYVVVTNVPALLALSPASWAYGSLITGQSSNKIFQVVNNGGQTLNGTATTATPFSISAGSPFTVSPGQTGLVQVAFSPTTGGSFSNVVVFRSNGGNSTNTVTGSAVTPGLLVVSPASINYGTVAVGSNVQAILVITNEGGLMITNGTVTVAPGPFAVVSGASFTVPGFGSSNVVVRFAPTSAGSFSNAAVFASSGGGSTNALLGVGAVAPVASFTGTPTSGAWPLLVSFTDSSTGTITNRFWNFGDGVTTNTTGTNLTHGYGATGTNTVTLTVSGPVGTNTLTEAGYIVVTNAGPVTITISVSGNQAMLTWPIGTLQTAVQVMGPYTNIVGATSPYPVTPSEAARFFRIQVH, encoded by the coding sequence TTGACCATTCTTTCTCTGGTGTGTGGATTCGCCATCGCCTGTTCTGGCCAGACCGCGTTTCTGGACTTCAACACCGCCGGCCAGTACACGAACAACTTTAATCCCTGGAACGATAACGGCGTGGGGGGCAACGGCGGCAGTTATTCCTTCATGGAAAGCGATGGCGTGGGCGCAGGGGGAAGCCGCGGGGTGAGTGTGTTCCAGAGCACCGATACGACCGCCGCTTACAATGCCGGGAGTTGGGATTTCTCGACAAATGGGGCGGTGATTGTCGTCTCGACGCTCATCAAGGCCAATGCGCAGTTCGGTGTGAACAAGGTGCAGCTTGGGTTCATGAACGTGAATAACAACGGGCTCAATAACAACGCAGGAGTCGCCTTCGAGAGCTACCGCTTTATCCCGACCGCGGCAGGGGTTTGGCCCCTATACGAGCAATACCGGACGGCAAATGCCTTGGGCAATACAACCCTTGGGACGCTGAACGTGGTTCCAGGCGAATGGTATAAGTTCGTAATCAGCGCAACAAACACCTCCGGCGCCTCCGGCAACTATACAGCCGGTTGCGCACTTTACGATTACGGCTCCGACGGGCTGACTCCAGGCACAAATCTCATCAACTTTTCTACCGTGCTGAGTCATACCGCGCAAACGGATGTGACGGTCTCGCCTGTTTGGCCGGCGTTCCGAGCCTTTCAGGATGCCGGGATCGATGCGTGGGACAATTTTCTGGTCTATACGCCCTCGAGTCCGCCGGTCATTACCCTGGCCCTGACCAACACGAGCGCGGCCCTGGGCCAACCTGCGACCTTTGCCGCGCTGGCGGACGGACCGGGCGCCATCGCCTATTCATGGTACACCAACCGCACGCACGTCGCCGGCGCCTCCGGCCAAAGCTACACCACGCCGCCGCTCACAGGCAGTTACACCAATATGATGGTGGTGGCCAGCAACACCAACGGCTCGGCCACCAATTCGGCATCGATTTCTGTTTTCGTGCCGTCCGCAGCCACGGTCACTAACTTGGCGGCCAGCGCCATTGAACCGACCACCGCTACTTTGAACGGCCGGGTCCTCAACACAGGTGGCGCCACCCCGACGATCACAATCTATTACGGCCCCTCGGATGGGGGCACCACCCCGGCCGCCTGGGCCAATAACGTTGGTCTCGGGCCGCAGTCGGGGAGCTTTTCCCAAGGAGTTGCAGGTCTAACACCCGGCACGACGTATTATTTCGCAGCAAAAGCAGTCAACGCCTCGGGAACATCCTGGGCCACCCCATCGCAAAGTTTCCAGACCCTGCCCATCAACCCGCCGGTCGTGACAAACCTGCCGGCCTCCGGCATTCAAGCCAATGCGGCCACCCTCAATGGCCAGGTGCTTTCCACAGGAAACGATACGCCCATTGTAACTTTGTATTATGGGCCGACCGACGGCGGCGCCACCGCCTCGAGTTGGGCGCAGAGCGTGAGCATTGGGCTGCAATCGGGCTCGTTCGCGCAGACCATCTCCGGCCTTTCCTCGAATACGACCTATTATTTCACTGCCGCAGCGGTCAACTCGGCTGGGGCCGCCTGGGCCGTTCCGTCGCAGTCATTCACAACACTTCTTACTAATCCTCCGGGAGCATCCGCAGTGGCCGTGCTCACGCACCATAATGACAACCAGCGCACTGGACGCAACCTGAACGAAACGATTCTGAATACGAGCAATGTCAATTCGAACCAATTCGGGTTGCTCTACACGCTTCCTGTGGACGATCAGATTTACGCCCAACCGCTCGTGATGACCAATGTCCTCATAACGGGCAAAGGGGTCCATAATCTGGTGATTGTCGTTACGGTCAATGATTCGGTGTATGCCTTTGATGCCGACGATTCCACCGTGACAACACCCTATTGGCACACCAGTTTCATCAACCCGCCCAACATCGTTGCTCCTGCCAATACAGACGAAAGCGCCATCGGGGCTTGCGGCGGCAATTATCAGGATTTCAGCGGTAACATGGGGATTGTGGGCACGCCGGTGATCGATCCGGCGACTGGCACAATGTATCTGGTGGCCAGGACGAAGGAGAACGGAACCACCTTTGTGCAGCGCCTGCATGCGCTGGATGTCGCGACCGGTTTGGATCGGCCCAATAGCCCGGTTGTTATCACTGCGACCTATCCCGGCACTGGGGCGGGGAGTTCCGGAGGGGTAGTCACCTTTGATTCCATCCGGGAGAATCAGCGACCCGGCCTGGCGTTGGTTAATGGAACGGTCTATATCAGTTGGTCATCGCATTGCGACAATGGGCCCTATCACGGCTGGGTCATCGGTTATGACGAAACCACACTGCAACAGGTGGCGGTTTTCAATGATACACCCAATGGTTACAACGGCGGGATTTGGATGAGCGGCCAGCCGCCCGCTATCGATACAAACGGGAACCTGTACCTCTCGACGGGCAATGGGAGTGTGGATACTTCAGGCGGTCCCAATCGCGGCGAGAGCTTTCTGAAGCTCTCGCGCAGTGGGACCAATCTGACGATGACGAGTTGGTTCACGCCTTATAATTGGCAGACGCTCGAAAACGGGGACATCGATCTAGGTTCTGGCGGCCTCATGTTAATCCCAGGCACGACGCTGGCGCTCTCAGGCGGCAAGGAAGGCATCCTGTACCTGGTCAACCGCGATAACATGGGCGGGCTGACCGCTTCCACCACAACCAACGACAATATTATTCAATACTTTTCGGTCACACCCAATGAACTCCATGGCGGGGCTGTTTGGTGGGACGGGCCGGCCAATTCCTGCGCTTACATCTGGCCCGCTGCCGTCAACCTTCAGCAATACGTCTTCAACGGGTCACAGGGGCGGTTCACCTTGCCCGCCTTTGCTCAAAGCCCTACTGCTGCTCCCAACGGACAGCCCGGCGCCCTGCTCGCCCTCTCCGCCAACGGCGCAGCCGCCGGCAGCGGCATCGTCTGGGCCGCTCATCAGTTGACTGGCGACGCCAACCAGAGTGTACGACCTGGGATTCTGCGCGCCTACGACGCGCAAAATGTCTCGCGAGAACTGTGGAATTCCCAGCAGAACAGCGCCCGAGACGCGGTGGGGAATTTCGCGAAATTTGTGCCGCCCACCGTGGCAAATGGAAAGGTGTATCTGGCGACTTTCTCGAATCGTTTGAATGTCTATGGTCTGTTGGCCAGCATCACGCCCCCGGCACTCTCGCTTAGTCCAGGGAATTTGAGCTTTGGCACGTTGGTGACGGGCCAGAATAGCAACAAGACCTTCCGGGTAGTCAATAATGGGGGCCAGACTCTTAATGGCGCCGCCACCGTTACGGGCCCATTCAGCATCAGCGGCGGCAGCCCCTTCAGCCTCTCTTCGGGCCAAACCGGTTTCGTCCAGGTCGCCTTCAGCCCGACAACCGGAGGAAGCTTCAGCAACGCGGTGGTTTTCTCAAGCAACGGCGGCAACAGCACCAACACGGTGACCGGTTCAGCCGTGACCCCGGGCCTGCTCGCGGTATCGCCGGCCACCGTCAATTACGGGACGGTGGCAGTCGGGAGCAATGTCCAGGCTACCCTGGTGGTCACCAATGAGGGCGGTTTGATGATTACCAACGGAACCGTAACAGTGGCGGCCGGGCCATTTGCGGTCGTCTCGGGCGCGTCCTTTACAGTGCCCGGATTTGGCAGCAGCAATGTGGTAGTGCGCTTTGCGCCCACCAGCGCCGGGAGCTTCAGCAATGCGGCGGTATTCGCCAGCAGTGGCGGGGGCAGCACCAATGCGCTGCTGGGAGTCGGAGCCGTGGCGCCTGTGGCCTCTTTCACAGCCAGCCCGACCAGCGGCACGCCTCCGTTGCTGGTAAGCTTTGCCGACACCTCGACAGGTACTATTACGAATCGGCTTTGGAACTTTGGTGATGGCGGGATAACCAACACAACCTTAAGCGGCGTCAATCATTCGTACGCTGCTGTGGGCACTTACGCCGTCAGCCTGACGGTCAACGGACCCGTCGGCACGAATACACTGGCTCGACCCGGCTACGTTGTAGTCACGAATGTGCCCGCCTTGTTGGCCCTCAGCCCGGCGAGTTGGGCTTACGGTTCCCTGATCACGGGTCAGAGCAGCAACAAGATTTTCCAGGTCGTCAATAACGGCGGCCAGACTCTCAACGGCACAGCTACCACGGCCACCCCCTTCAGCATTAGTGCAGGCAGCCCCTTCACTGTGTCTCCGGGACAAACCGGGCTGGTGCAGGTGGCCTTTAGCCCCACCACGGGAGGGAGCTTCAGCAACGTGGTGGTGTTCAGGAGCAACGGCGGCAACAGCACCAACACCGTGACCGGTTCGGCTGTAACCCCTGGCCTGCTCGTGGTATCGCCGGCCAGCATCAATTACGGGACGGTGGCGGTCGGGAGCAATGTGCAAGCCATCCTGGTGATCACCAATGAGGGCGGTCTAATGATTACCAACGGAACAGTCACGGTGGCGCCTGGGCCATTTGCGGTCGTCTCGGGCGCGTCCTTTACAGTGCCCGGATTTGGCAGCAGCAATGTGGTAGTGCGCTTTGCGCCCACCAGCGCCGGGAGCTTCAGCAATGCGGCAGTATTCGCCAGCAGTGGCGGGGGCAGCACCAATGCGCTGCTGGGAGTCGGAGCCGTGGCGCCTGTGGCCTCTTTCACAGGAACACCGACGAGCGGCGCCTGGCCCTTGCTGGTGAGCTTCACCGATTCCTCGACAGGCACGATAACAAACCGCTTTTGGAATTTTGGCGATGGAGTGACGACCAACACCACAGGGACCAATCTCACCCACGGTTACGGCGCGACCGGGACCAACACTGTCACCCTCACCGTCAGCGGACCGGTGGGGACCAACACGCTGACCGAGGCCGGTTACATCGTCGTGACCAACGCCGGTCCCGTAACGATTACAATATCGGTTTCGGGAAACCAGGCGATGTTGACCTGGCCGATAGGCACGCTCCAAACCGCTGTTCAGGTGATGGGGCCCTATACCAACATAGTTGGCGCCACCTCGCCATACCCGGTTACGCCATCCGAGGCAGCGCGGTTCTTCCGCATTCAGGTGCACTGA
- a CDS encoding LD-carboxypeptidase, translating to MLKRPERLNYGDVIGVVAPASAPPDPKNIDRSVEVLEGLGFKPKLATNARKRWGFLAGSDRDRAGDLMKMFKERKVKAILCVRGGYGTARLLPLLDYSVIGSNAKIFIGYSDITSLHCAFLVKAALISFHGPMLNSDFIKEAMPEFTLRSFLRTLMEDVAPGSICEGFSKKGVEVLRRGHVSGRLIGGNISILCSTLGTPFQPSFKNRILFFEDLDEVPYRFDRMLTQLLNAGLLQQVAGIAIGSNRACRDPKAKRAKEYRQTVEDVFKERLLPLNVPIVCGLPFGHVPHNATIPVGARAHLDAQTGDLLITEPAVR from the coding sequence ATGTTGAAACGACCTGAACGCCTCAATTATGGCGATGTGATCGGGGTGGTTGCCCCGGCCAGCGCCCCGCCTGACCCCAAGAACATCGACCGTTCCGTGGAGGTCCTTGAAGGCCTCGGCTTTAAACCCAAACTCGCCACCAATGCGCGCAAACGCTGGGGATTTCTGGCCGGCTCAGACCGCGACCGCGCGGGGGATTTGATGAAGATGTTCAAGGAGCGCAAGGTCAAGGCCATCCTCTGCGTGCGCGGGGGTTATGGGACAGCGCGCCTGCTGCCCTTGCTGGATTATAGCGTTATCGGCTCGAACGCCAAAATCTTTATTGGCTATAGCGATATCACTTCGCTGCATTGCGCCTTTCTGGTCAAGGCGGCCTTGATTTCCTTTCACGGGCCGATGTTGAACTCGGATTTTATCAAAGAAGCCATGCCCGAATTCACTCTGCGCAGTTTCCTGCGCACCTTGATGGAAGATGTTGCTCCGGGGAGCATCTGCGAGGGGTTTAGCAAAAAGGGGGTTGAGGTCCTGCGGCGCGGCCATGTTTCAGGCAGGCTGATTGGCGGAAACATCTCAATCCTCTGCTCGACCCTTGGCACCCCATTTCAGCCCTCCTTTAAAAACCGCATTCTGTTCTTCGAAGACCTGGACGAGGTCCCTTACCGGTTCGACCGGATGCTGACTCAATTGCTCAATGCGGGCCTGCTGCAGCAAGTGGCCGGCATCGCCATTGGGAGCAACCGCGCCTGCAGAGACCCGAAAGCAAAACGGGCCAAGGAATACCGCCAAACTGTCGAGGATGTTTTTAAAGAGCGCCTGCTGCCTTTAAACGTGCCCATCGTCTGCGGCTTGCCATTTGGTCATGTGCCTCATAACGCCACCATTCCGGTTGGCGCGCGCGCGCACCTCGATGCCCAAACGGGCGACCTGCTCATCACCGAACCGGCGGTCCGTTGA
- a CDS encoding transposase, translating to VTEGLNSKIQSLKSAARGFRNFHNYRIRILFFCGKLNLYPL from the coding sequence CGTAACCGAGGGGCTGAACTCGAAAATCCAGAGTCTCAAGTCCGCTGCCCGAGGCTTTCGCAACTTTCACAACTACCGGATTCGTATCCTGTTCTTCTGCGGAAAGCTCAATCTCTACCCACTATGA
- a CDS encoding prepilin-type N-terminal cleavage/methylation domain-containing protein: MRPANRFVLSSSYQGPPEAFTLIELLVVIAIIAIVAAMLLPALGKSKLKAQGLQCLSNHRQLCLAWRMYSDDNRDRLLYASDDPRDPSTIASTWVTGWLNFNDPTDPANWDPNHDITKSPMWPYCGKNLTIWKCPADHSFVMVNGQALPRVRSMSMNFYLGGFGGWDAAGYLDTGNYQLYFTQAALSNPGASKIFVFLDMRADSIDIGNFATRMTGWPDQPQLYGFYDLPGDYHNLGCGFSFADGHSEMRRWRDGRTVPPLVDGVEVNDWFDSPNDADVAWLQDHATRPK; encoded by the coding sequence ATGCGGCCGGCCAACCGATTTGTTCTGTCCTCGAGTTACCAGGGTCCACCGGAGGCCTTTACCTTGATCGAGCTGCTGGTGGTCATTGCCATCATCGCCATTGTGGCCGCGATGCTCCTGCCGGCGCTGGGCAAGAGCAAACTCAAAGCGCAAGGTCTGCAGTGTCTCTCGAATCATCGCCAGTTGTGCCTCGCCTGGCGGATGTATTCCGACGATAACCGGGACCGCTTGTTGTATGCCAGCGATGACCCGCGCGACCCCTCCACAATCGCTTCCACGTGGGTGACCGGGTGGCTGAATTTTAATGACCCCACCGATCCGGCCAATTGGGACCCAAACCATGACATCACCAAAAGCCCGATGTGGCCTTACTGCGGCAAGAATCTCACCATCTGGAAATGTCCCGCTGACCATTCATTTGTCATGGTCAATGGCCAAGCCTTGCCGCGCGTGCGCAGCATGTCGATGAACTTTTATCTCGGCGGCTTCGGCGGCTGGGACGCCGCGGGCTATCTCGACACGGGCAATTACCAGTTATACTTCACCCAGGCAGCCCTTTCCAATCCGGGAGCATCGAAGATTTTTGTCTTCCTCGATATGCGTGCCGACAGCATCGATATCGGCAATTTTGCCACCCGCATGACCGGCTGGCCCGATCAACCGCAGCTTTACGGCTTTTACGATCTCCCTGGCGATTACCACAACCTCGGCTGCGGCTTTTCCTTCGCCGACGGCCACTCCGAGATGCGCCGTTGGCGCGACGGGCGGACTGTTCCACCCCTTGTAGATGGAGTTGAAGTCAACGATTGGTTTGACAGCCCAAATGACGCGGATGTCGCCTGGTTGCAAGACCACGCCACGAGACCGAAATGA